A genomic stretch from Pseudomonas alkylphenolica includes:
- the hfq gene encoding RNA chaperone Hfq yields the protein MSKGHSLQDPYLNTLRKEKVGVSIYLVNGIKLQGTIESFDQFVILLKNTVSQMVYKHAISTVVPVRPIRLPSASESEHGDAEPGNA from the coding sequence ATGTCAAAAGGGCATTCGCTACAAGACCCTTACTTGAATACTTTGAGAAAGGAAAAAGTTGGGGTTTCGATCTATCTGGTTAACGGCATCAAGCTGCAAGGCACGATCGAATCCTTCGACCAGTTCGTGATCCTGCTGAAAAACACCGTCAGCCAGATGGTTTACAAGCACGCTATCTCGACAGTGGTTCCTGTGCGTCCGATCCGTCTGCCAAGCGCATCCGAATCCGAGCATGGCGACGCTGAGCCAGGTAACGCCTGA
- a CDS encoding adenylosuccinate synthase, translated as MGKNVVVLGTQWGDEGKGKIVDLLTEHAAAVVRYQGGHNAGHTLVIDGEKTVLHLIPSGVLREGVQCLIGNGVVVAPDALLREINKLEEKGVPVRERLRVSPSCPLILSFHVALDQAREKARGELKIGTTGRGIGPAYEDKVARRGLRVGDLLNMPRFEDKLRELVEYHNFMLVGYYKEPAIDFGKTLAECKEYAELLKPLMLDVTAELHDLRRAGKDIMFEGAQGSLLDIDHGTYPYVTSSNTTAGGVATGSGVGPMFLDYILGITKAYTTRVGSGPFPTELFDEVGAHLAKQGHEFGATTGRARRCGWFDAVILRRAIDVNSISGICLTKLDVLDGLETINICVGYKDAEGNDVAPTDADSYVGLQPVYEEVPGWTESTVGAKTLEELPANARAYIKRIEALIGAPIDIISTGPDRNETIVLRHPFA; from the coding sequence ATGGGTAAGAATGTCGTAGTCCTGGGCACCCAGTGGGGTGATGAGGGCAAAGGCAAGATCGTTGATCTGCTGACCGAACATGCTGCCGCCGTAGTGCGCTACCAAGGTGGCCACAACGCGGGCCACACCCTGGTGATCGACGGTGAAAAGACCGTGCTGCACCTGATCCCGTCTGGCGTGCTGCGCGAAGGCGTACAGTGCCTGATCGGCAACGGCGTGGTGGTTGCACCGGACGCCCTGCTGCGTGAGATCAACAAGCTGGAGGAGAAGGGTGTACCGGTGCGCGAGCGCCTGCGTGTCAGCCCGTCCTGCCCGCTGATCCTGTCCTTCCACGTTGCGCTGGACCAGGCCCGTGAAAAGGCGCGTGGCGAGCTGAAGATCGGTACTACCGGTCGCGGCATCGGCCCAGCCTACGAAGACAAGGTCGCGCGTCGTGGCCTGCGTGTTGGCGACCTGCTCAACATGCCGCGCTTTGAAGACAAGCTGCGTGAACTGGTGGAGTACCACAACTTCATGCTGGTCGGTTACTACAAAGAGCCAGCCATTGACTTCGGCAAGACCCTGGCTGAATGCAAAGAATACGCTGAGCTGCTCAAGCCGCTGATGCTGGACGTTACCGCTGAGCTGCACGACCTGCGTCGCGCTGGCAAAGACATCATGTTCGAAGGCGCCCAAGGTTCGTTGCTGGACATCGACCACGGTACCTACCCCTATGTGACCAGTTCGAACACCACCGCTGGTGGCGTCGCTACCGGTTCGGGTGTTGGCCCTATGTTCCTGGACTACATCCTGGGCATCACCAAGGCTTACACCACGCGCGTAGGCTCGGGTCCATTCCCGACTGAACTGTTCGACGAGGTAGGTGCGCATCTGGCTAAACAAGGTCACGAGTTTGGCGCGACGACCGGCCGTGCTCGTCGTTGCGGCTGGTTCGATGCCGTTATCCTGCGTCGCGCTATCGATGTGAATAGTATCTCGGGCATCTGCCTGACCAAACTGGACGTGCTCGACGGTCTGGAAACCATCAACATCTGTGTCGGCTACAAAGATGCAGAAGGTAACGACGTTGCTCCGACTGACGCTGACAGCTACGTGGGTCTGCAGCCTGTGTACGAAGAAGTGCCGGGTTGGACCGAATCGACCGTGGGTGCCAAGACCCTGGAAGAGCTGCCAGCCAACGCTCGTGCTTACATCAAGCGCATTGAAGCGTTGATCGGCGCGCCAATCGACATCATCTCCACCGGCCCGGACCGCAACGAGACCATCGTGCTGCGTCACCCGTTCGCCTGA
- a CDS encoding ABC transporter permease, with product MSTAVPAPALGSRYVPKRKRPSIWVVLPVLLLVGLSLLPLLYVALKAWEAGWREALHLLWRPFVWGLMRNTLMLMAGVTLACMALGVSLAWLLERSDLPGRRLWGVILCLPFAVPAFVSGFTWVSLSPRFEGLGGAILVMSLSKYPLVFLPVAATLRNLDTSLEESARTLGQNRWGVFFRITLPLLWPSILGGSLLIALHMLVEFGALSILGLQTFTTAIYQQFELEFSNANAAMLSAVLLFMCLLMLWFELRVRGKARHVRIGQGVARRGAPIRLRAWMPAGQLYCLILALLGSGIPLGMLGYWLSVGSSAAFPVADISRALFSSLSLSLGGAGLSLLLALPVSFLVVRYKGRLAIWAERLPYLLHALPGLVIALTLVYFALHYVPALYQTTGLLLLAYALLFLPLAQAPVRTALNKAAPQLEEAARTLGATQFTAFCRVTLPIIFPALAAAFALVFLDAMKELTATLLLSPTGMTTLATEVWAHTANVEFAAAAPYAALLILVSGLPVYLLTTRMYLNRA from the coding sequence ATGAGTACAGCCGTACCCGCACCAGCACTGGGCAGCCGCTACGTCCCCAAGCGCAAGCGCCCTTCGATCTGGGTTGTGCTACCGGTGCTGTTGCTGGTCGGCCTGAGCCTGCTGCCCCTGCTCTATGTCGCCCTGAAAGCCTGGGAAGCCGGCTGGCGGGAAGCCTTGCACCTGCTCTGGCGCCCGTTTGTCTGGGGCCTGATGCGCAATACCCTGATGCTGATGGCCGGCGTCACCCTGGCCTGCATGGCCTTGGGCGTGTCACTGGCCTGGCTACTGGAGCGCAGCGATCTGCCAGGACGGCGCTTATGGGGCGTGATTCTGTGCCTGCCTTTCGCTGTGCCGGCCTTTGTCAGCGGATTTACCTGGGTGTCCCTGAGCCCGCGCTTCGAAGGCCTGGGCGGCGCCATTCTGGTGATGAGTCTGTCCAAGTACCCGCTGGTGTTCCTGCCGGTGGCGGCAACCCTGCGCAACCTCGACACCTCCCTGGAGGAATCGGCGCGCACCCTGGGGCAAAATCGCTGGGGCGTGTTCTTCAGAATCACCCTGCCACTGCTCTGGCCATCGATTCTCGGCGGCAGCCTGCTGATCGCCCTGCACATGCTGGTGGAGTTCGGCGCCCTGTCGATCCTCGGCCTGCAGACATTCACCACGGCGATCTACCAGCAGTTCGAACTGGAGTTCAGCAACGCCAACGCGGCAATGCTGTCGGCGGTGCTGCTGTTCATGTGCCTGCTGATGCTCTGGTTTGAGCTGCGCGTACGCGGCAAGGCGCGGCATGTGCGCATTGGCCAGGGCGTGGCGCGACGCGGCGCACCGATCCGCCTGCGCGCCTGGATGCCAGCGGGGCAACTGTATTGTCTGATCCTGGCACTGCTGGGCAGCGGCATTCCGTTGGGCATGCTGGGTTACTGGTTGAGCGTCGGCTCGTCTGCGGCCTTTCCGGTTGCCGACATCAGCCGTGCGCTGTTCTCGTCGCTGTCGCTGTCGCTGGGTGGCGCCGGCCTGAGCTTGCTGCTGGCGCTGCCGGTCAGTTTCCTCGTGGTGCGCTACAAAGGCCGTCTGGCGATCTGGGCCGAGCGTTTGCCCTACCTGCTGCACGCCCTGCCCGGCCTGGTGATCGCCTTGACTCTGGTGTACTTCGCCCTGCACTACGTGCCGGCGCTGTACCAGACCACCGGCTTGTTGCTGCTGGCCTATGCCCTGTTGTTTCTGCCACTGGCCCAGGCGCCGGTACGCACGGCACTGAACAAGGCGGCGCCGCAGCTTGAAGAAGCGGCGCGCACCCTTGGTGCGACGCAGTTCACGGCGTTCTGCAGAGTCACCCTGCCGATTATCTTCCCGGCCCTGGCGGCAGCATTTGCCCTGGTGTTTCTCGATGCCATGAAGGAGCTGACCGCAACCCTGCTGCTCAGCCCGACCGGCATGACCACCCTGGCCACTGAAGTCTGGGCGCACACCGCCAACGTCGAGTTCGCGGCGGCGGCACCTTATGCGGCGCTACTGATTCTGGTGTCGGGGCTGCCGGTGTATTTGTTGACTACGCGGATGTACCTGAACCGCGCTTGA
- the miaA gene encoding tRNA (adenosine(37)-N6)-dimethylallyltransferase MiaA, with the protein MSGKPPAIFLMGPTAAGKTDLAIELTKVLPCELISVDSALVYRGMDIGTAKPSKVVLAAHPHRLIDILDPAQSYSAADFRRDALEAMADITARGKIPLLVGGTMLYYKALLEGLADMPAADPQVRAELEEEAERLGLQGLHQQLAAVDPESAARIHPNDPQRLIRALEVYRVSGLTMTAHRQRQSAESSAAGPSAAGHLPYTVASLAIAPADRHVLHERIALRFGQMLEQGFVDEVRLLRARSDLHAGLPSIRAVGYRQVWDHLDGKLTSVEMRERGIIATRQLAKRQFTWLRSWADLHWLDSLACDNLSRTLKYLGSVSILG; encoded by the coding sequence ATGAGTGGCAAACCTCCCGCGATATTCCTGATGGGCCCGACCGCGGCGGGCAAGACCGATCTGGCCATCGAGCTGACCAAGGTACTGCCTTGCGAGTTGATCAGTGTCGATTCGGCGCTGGTCTATCGGGGCATGGACATTGGCACGGCCAAGCCCTCCAAAGTGGTGCTGGCTGCCCATCCTCACCGCCTGATCGATATTCTCGACCCGGCCCAGAGCTATTCGGCTGCCGATTTTCGTCGTGATGCACTGGAGGCCATGGCCGATATCACTGCACGCGGCAAAATACCGCTGCTGGTCGGTGGCACCATGCTCTATTACAAGGCCCTGCTCGAAGGCCTGGCCGACATGCCTGCGGCCGACCCGCAGGTGCGTGCCGAACTCGAAGAAGAGGCCGAACGCCTCGGATTGCAAGGGCTGCACCAGCAGTTGGCAGCGGTCGATCCGGAATCGGCAGCAAGAATTCACCCCAATGACCCCCAGCGCCTGATTCGCGCGCTCGAGGTTTATCGGGTCAGCGGCCTGACAATGACGGCTCATCGCCAGCGTCAATCCGCGGAAAGTAGCGCCGCAGGCCCTTCGGCGGCGGGTCATTTGCCCTATACTGTCGCCAGCCTGGCCATTGCGCCTGCCGACCGTCACGTGTTGCACGAGCGGATTGCGCTACGATTTGGGCAAATGCTGGAACAGGGCTTCGTTGACGAGGTCCGATTGCTGCGAGCCAGAAGTGACTTGCACGCGGGACTGCCGTCTATACGGGCGGTTGGTTATCGCCAGGTCTGGGATCATCTTGATGGCAAGTTAACATCAGTTGAAATGCGGGAGCGCGGCATTATTGCCACTCGCCAATTGGCGAAACGGCAATTCACCTGGTTGCGTAGTTGGGCTGACCTGCATTGGTTGGACAGCCTGGCTTGCGACAATCTGTCTCGCACCTTGAAATACCTGGGATCGGTCTCCATATTGGGCTGA
- a CDS encoding methyl-accepting chemotaxis protein, whose amino-acid sequence MAAAVNQFVDKLQPIVREAGEVAQRTGVEIGVMAQRNAGADAAAELQRDEVAASLRDLSSMADEAQAESHAMQSALQQVVDIRQATDENSRTSTQVAKLIEELAGQVETGSKVIERLAQQSEQIEVVLTVIHGIAEQTNLLALNAAIEAARAGETGRGFAVVADEVRALASKTQSSTGDIQAHIGALQQGAKEAVAAISQAGRQASEGLLVLRDNARLQQSVQASVEQVHAAIGLATRAAEQQAQGAQAVRGRVQTIHAQAERAAEVVMQTTASSKVLDDLAAQLKASLGQFRA is encoded by the coding sequence ATGGCGGCCGCGGTTAACCAGTTTGTCGACAAGTTGCAGCCCATTGTCCGTGAGGCGGGTGAAGTGGCGCAGCGCACGGGCGTCGAGATCGGCGTCATGGCGCAGCGCAATGCCGGTGCCGATGCTGCGGCTGAACTGCAGCGTGACGAAGTGGCGGCCAGCCTGCGCGACTTGTCGAGCATGGCCGATGAGGCCCAGGCCGAGAGCCACGCCATGCAGTCGGCGTTGCAGCAAGTAGTGGATATCCGTCAGGCCACCGACGAAAACAGCCGGACCTCGACCCAGGTGGCCAAGCTCATCGAAGAGCTGGCCGGGCAGGTCGAGACCGGCTCGAAAGTCATCGAGCGCCTGGCTCAGCAAAGCGAGCAGATCGAGGTGGTGTTGACGGTGATTCACGGTATCGCCGAGCAGACCAACCTGCTGGCGCTCAATGCTGCGATTGAAGCGGCGCGGGCCGGTGAGACTGGGCGCGGCTTTGCCGTGGTCGCTGACGAAGTGCGGGCCTTGGCGAGCAAGACCCAGAGCTCAACCGGCGATATCCAGGCGCATATCGGCGCGCTGCAGCAAGGGGCGAAGGAAGCGGTCGCGGCGATCAGTCAGGCCGGGCGTCAGGCCAGCGAAGGTCTGTTGGTGCTGCGTGACAATGCGCGCCTGCAGCAGTCGGTGCAGGCCTCGGTTGAGCAGGTGCATGCGGCGATTGGCCTGGCTACCCGCGCGGCCGAGCAGCAGGCGCAAGGTGCTCAGGCTGTGCGTGGGCGGGTGCAGACCATTCATGCTCAGGCCGAGCGTGCTGCTGAGGTGGTGATGCAGACCACTGCCAGTAGCAAGGTGCTGGATGACCTGGCGGCGCAGCTCAAGGCCAGCCTTGGGCAGTTTCGGGCCTGA
- a CDS encoding ATP phosphoribosyltransferase regulatory subunit, translating to MATVDRWLLPDGIEEVLPPEAARIEIARRQVLDLFQSWGYEFVVTPHIEYLESLLTGAGQDLDLRTFKVIDPQSGRQMGFRADITPQVARIDAHTLRREGPSRLCYAGSVLHALPRALSTSRSPIQLGAELYGDASPVSDVEVISLMLAMLQLADVPDVHMDLGHVGIYRGLARAAGLSGAVEQQLFDALQRKAIDEVIELTANLPADLAAMLRSLTELCGGREVLAEARVRLGRAPAAVLAALDDLLAIAERLAARYPELPLYFDLGELRGYHYHTGVVFAVFVPGVGQSIAQGGRYDDIGADFGRARPATGFSTDLKTLVTLGRAEVVLPSGGIWMPDSSDAALWQLVCQLRSEGQRVVQALPGQPLTAAVEADCDRQLIQQNGLWQVLPLAI from the coding sequence ATGGCAACGGTAGACCGCTGGCTGCTGCCAGATGGCATCGAAGAAGTACTGCCACCTGAGGCGGCGCGCATCGAGATCGCGCGTCGTCAGGTGTTGGATCTGTTCCAGAGCTGGGGTTACGAGTTCGTCGTGACTCCGCATATCGAGTACCTGGAATCGCTGCTTACCGGTGCCGGCCAGGACCTGGATCTGCGCACGTTCAAGGTCATTGACCCGCAGTCGGGTCGGCAGATGGGCTTTCGTGCCGACATCACCCCGCAGGTCGCGCGCATCGATGCGCACACCCTGCGTCGTGAAGGCCCGAGCCGTCTGTGCTATGCCGGTAGCGTGCTGCACGCCTTGCCGCGCGCGCTGTCGACTTCGCGCAGCCCGATCCAGCTCGGTGCCGAGCTGTACGGCGACGCCAGCCCGGTCAGCGACGTTGAAGTAATCAGCCTGATGCTGGCCATGCTGCAACTGGCCGACGTGCCGGATGTGCACATGGACCTTGGTCATGTCGGTATCTACCGTGGCCTGGCCCGTGCGGCCGGTTTGTCCGGCGCGGTCGAACAGCAGCTGTTCGATGCCCTGCAGCGCAAGGCTATCGATGAAGTGATCGAGCTGACTGCCAACCTGCCGGCGGATCTTGCCGCCATGCTGCGCTCGCTAACTGAGCTGTGCGGCGGTCGTGAAGTGCTGGCCGAGGCGCGCGTGCGTCTGGGACGTGCGCCGGCTGCCGTGCTGGCAGCCCTGGATGACCTGCTGGCCATCGCCGAGCGCCTGGCAGCTCGCTATCCAGAGCTGCCGCTGTATTTCGACCTGGGCGAATTGCGCGGTTATCACTACCACACAGGCGTAGTGTTTGCCGTCTTCGTCCCGGGCGTTGGTCAGTCGATCGCCCAGGGCGGTCGTTACGACGACATCGGAGCAGACTTTGGCCGGGCGCGCCCGGCTACCGGTTTCTCCACGGATTTGAAGACCCTGGTCACACTGGGGCGGGCCGAGGTTGTGTTGCCGTCTGGCGGGATCTGGATGCCCGACAGCAGCGATGCAGCACTCTGGCAGTTGGTCTGCCAATTGCGCAGTGAAGGTCAGCGGGTGGTTCAGGCATTGCCTGGGCAGCCATTGACTGCCGCCGTCGAGGCGGATTGCGATCGGCAATTGATTCAGCAAAACGGGCTTTGGCAGGTACTGCCGCTGGCCATTTGA
- the hflK gene encoding FtsH protease activity modulator HflK: MAWNEPGGNSNNQDPWGGRRGGDKKGPPDLDEAFRKLQDSLNGMFGSGKKRGGDNGIGKGGGFGLLGIGLAVLAAIWLYSAVYVVDEQEQAVVLRFGKYYETVGPGLNIYFPPIDRKYMENVTRERAYTKQGQMLTEDENIVEVPLTVQYKITNLQDFVLNVDQPEVSLQHATDSALRHVVGSTAMDKVLTEGREQMAVEIKERLQRFLDTYRTGITVTQVNVQSAAAPREVQEAFDDVIRAREDEQRARNQAESYANGVVPEARGQAQRIIEDANGYRDEVVSRAKGEADRFTKLVAEYRKAPEVTRQRLYLDTMQEVYSNTSKVLVSGKDGQSNLLYLPLDKMVEGSRSSSVPVSVPASANDAANRAAAELQQQQTQLRTRESR, encoded by the coding sequence ATGGCTTGGAATGAGCCGGGTGGCAACTCGAACAATCAGGATCCGTGGGGCGGGCGCCGTGGTGGCGACAAGAAAGGGCCGCCGGATCTCGACGAGGCCTTCCGCAAGCTGCAGGACAGCCTGAACGGCATGTTCGGCAGTGGTAAAAAACGCGGCGGCGACAACGGCATCGGCAAGGGCGGTGGCTTCGGCCTGCTCGGCATCGGGCTGGCCGTGCTGGCAGCCATCTGGCTGTACAGCGCCGTGTATGTGGTCGACGAACAGGAGCAGGCGGTAGTGCTGCGCTTCGGCAAATACTACGAAACCGTAGGGCCGGGCCTGAACATCTACTTCCCGCCGATCGATCGCAAGTACATGGAAAACGTCACGCGTGAGCGTGCCTATACCAAGCAGGGGCAGATGCTCACCGAAGACGAGAACATCGTCGAAGTGCCGCTGACCGTGCAGTACAAGATCACCAACCTGCAGGATTTCGTGCTGAACGTCGATCAGCCTGAAGTCAGCCTGCAGCATGCGACCGACAGCGCCCTGCGCCATGTGGTGGGTTCCACCGCGATGGACAAGGTACTGACCGAAGGTCGTGAGCAGATGGCTGTGGAAATCAAGGAGCGCCTGCAGCGTTTCCTCGATACCTACCGTACTGGTATCACCGTCACCCAGGTCAACGTACAGAGCGCGGCAGCCCCGCGTGAAGTGCAGGAAGCCTTCGACGATGTGATCCGTGCCCGTGAAGACGAGCAGCGTGCCCGCAACCAGGCCGAATCCTACGCCAATGGCGTGGTGCCGGAAGCGCGTGGTCAGGCCCAGCGGATCATCGAGGACGCCAACGGTTACCGCGACGAAGTCGTCTCGCGCGCCAAGGGTGAGGCTGATCGCTTCACCAAGCTGGTCGCCGAATACCGCAAGGCACCCGAAGTGACCCGTCAGCGTCTGTACCTGGACACCATGCAGGAAGTCTACAGCAACACCAGCAAGGTCCTGGTTTCCGGTAAGGATGGCCAGAGCAACCTGCTGTACCTGCCGCTGGACAAGATGGTCGAAGGCAGCCGTAGCAGCAGTGTTCCAGTAAGCGTCCCGGCTTCGGCCAACGACGCGGCCAATCGCGCGGCAGCTGAGCTGCAACAGCAGCAAACACAGTTGCGTACTAGGGAGAGCCGCTGA
- the hflC gene encoding protease modulator HflC, with the protein MSNKSLIALIVGVVLAIVAWNSFYIVSQTERAVLLQFGRVVQADVQPGLHVKVPYVNQVRKFDARLMTLDAPTQRFLTLEKKAVMVDAYAKWRVKDAERFYTATSGLKQIADERLSRRLESGLRDQFGKRTLHEVVSGERDALMADITASLNRMASKELGIEVVDVRVKAIDLPKEVNRSVFERMSTEREREAREHRAKGNELAEGIRADADRQRRVLLAEAYRESEETRGDGDAQAAAIYAKAYGQDQDFYAFYRSLKAYRESFANKSDVLVLDPSNEFFRFMDKAK; encoded by the coding sequence ATGAGCAATAAATCGCTGATCGCCCTGATCGTTGGCGTGGTGCTGGCGATCGTGGCCTGGAACAGCTTCTACATCGTGTCGCAGACCGAGCGTGCGGTACTGCTGCAATTCGGTCGTGTGGTTCAGGCCGATGTCCAGCCTGGCTTGCATGTGAAGGTTCCTTACGTCAACCAGGTGCGCAAGTTCGACGCCCGCCTGATGACCCTGGATGCCCCGACCCAGCGCTTCCTGACCCTGGAAAAGAAAGCGGTGATGGTCGATGCCTACGCCAAGTGGCGGGTCAAGGACGCCGAGCGTTTCTACACCGCGACTTCGGGCCTCAAGCAGATCGCCGACGAACGTCTGTCGCGCCGTCTGGAAAGCGGCCTGCGTGACCAGTTCGGTAAGCGTACCCTGCACGAAGTGGTCTCCGGTGAACGTGACGCGCTGATGGCTGACATTACTGCTTCGCTGAACCGTATGGCCAGCAAGGAGCTGGGTATCGAAGTGGTCGACGTTCGCGTCAAGGCCATCGACCTGCCCAAGGAAGTAAACCGCAGCGTGTTCGAGCGTATGAGCACCGAGCGTGAGCGTGAAGCCCGCGAACACCGCGCCAAGGGTAACGAGCTGGCCGAAGGTATTCGTGCCGACGCCGACCGTCAGCGCCGAGTCCTGCTGGCAGAAGCCTATCGGGAATCGGAAGAGACCCGTGGTGATGGTGATGCCCAGGCGGCGGCGATCTACGCCAAGGCCTATGGTCAGGACCAGGACTTCTACGCGTTCTACCGGAGCCTCAAGGCTTACCGCGAAAGCTTTGCCAACAAAAGCGATGTACTGGTGCTCGATCCGAGCAACGAGTTCTTCCGCTTCATGGACAAGGCCAAGTAG
- the hflX gene encoding ribosome rescue GTPase HflX, producing MFFERHGGGERAVLVHLEGQNPEAREDPQEFRELALSAGADIVAFANVARHQPSAKYLIGSGKVEELRDLVSAEQVDLVIFNHTLTPSQERNLERVFECRVLDRTGLILDIFAQRARTHEGKLQVELAQLEYMSTRLVRGWTHLERQKGGIGLRGPGETQLETDRRLLRVRLRQIKARLEKVRSQREQARRGRKRADIPSVSLVGYTNAGKSTLFNALTQSEVYAADQLFATLDPTLRRLELDDVGPIVLADTVGFIRHLPHKLVEAFRATLEESSNSDLLLHVIDAHEPDRMEQIEQVMAVLGEIGAEGLPILEVYNKLDLLEGVEPQIQRDADGKPQRVWVSARDGRGLELVGQAVAELLGDDLFIGTLRLEQRFARLRAQFFALGAVQGEEHDDEGSSLLAIRVSRVEFNRLVTREGLKPAEFIEQHTLQ from the coding sequence TTGTTCTTTGAGCGCCACGGTGGTGGTGAGCGGGCAGTCCTCGTTCACTTGGAAGGTCAGAACCCTGAGGCGCGCGAAGATCCGCAGGAGTTTCGGGAGCTGGCACTGTCGGCTGGGGCCGATATAGTCGCGTTCGCCAATGTGGCGCGACATCAGCCCAGCGCCAAATACCTGATTGGCAGTGGCAAGGTCGAGGAATTGCGCGACCTGGTCAGCGCTGAGCAGGTAGATTTGGTGATTTTCAATCACACCCTCACCCCCAGTCAGGAACGTAACCTCGAACGAGTCTTCGAGTGTCGCGTGCTTGACCGCACCGGTCTGATTCTCGACATCTTCGCCCAGCGGGCGCGTACCCATGAAGGCAAGCTGCAGGTCGAACTGGCTCAGCTTGAGTACATGAGCACGCGGCTGGTACGCGGCTGGACACACCTTGAGCGGCAGAAAGGCGGTATTGGTCTGCGCGGCCCGGGTGAAACCCAGCTGGAAACCGACCGGCGCCTGTTGCGGGTGCGTCTGCGCCAGATCAAGGCGCGACTGGAGAAGGTCCGCAGCCAGCGCGAGCAGGCTCGCCGCGGGCGCAAGCGGGCAGATATCCCGTCGGTGTCCCTGGTCGGCTATACCAACGCCGGCAAATCGACCCTGTTCAATGCCCTGACCCAATCTGAGGTCTACGCGGCCGACCAGTTGTTTGCGACCCTCGACCCGACCCTGCGCCGGCTTGAGCTCGACGACGTCGGGCCGATCGTGCTGGCCGATACAGTGGGATTCATTCGCCACCTGCCGCACAAGCTGGTCGAAGCTTTTCGGGCTACGCTCGAAGAGTCGAGCAACTCCGATCTGCTGCTGCATGTGATCGACGCCCATGAGCCTGATCGCATGGAACAGATCGAACAGGTCATGGCGGTGTTGGGGGAGATTGGTGCAGAAGGCTTGCCGATCCTCGAGGTCTATAACAAACTCGACCTGCTTGAGGGTGTCGAGCCACAGATTCAGCGCGATGCCGACGGCAAGCCGCAGCGGGTCTGGGTCTCGGCGCGTGATGGGCGCGGCCTGGAACTGGTGGGGCAGGCAGTCGCCGAGTTGCTGGGGGATGACCTGTTTATCGGAACCTTGCGCCTTGAACAGCGTTTCGCGCGATTGCGCGCGCAATTCTTTGCATTGGGCGCAGTGCAGGGCGAAGAGCACGACGATGAAGGCAGCAGTCTTCTGGCCATTCGGGTGTCGCGGGTCGAGTTCAATCGCCTGGTCACTCGCGAAGGCTTGAAACCGGCGGAGTTCATCGAGCAACACACTTTGCAATAA
- a CDS encoding extracellular solute-binding protein, giving the protein MTFRNAPLLRGLAVSLLTLLLGAPTAMAADPVSLTLYNGQHKEIGDAIAKAYETKTGIHINIRKGSSNQLASQIIEEGERSPADVIYTEESPPLNNLGELGLLAKIDESTLQVLPKEFVATNGTWMGVTARTRVVAFNPKVIDEKELPPSVMDFASPEWEGKIGFVPTSGAFQEQAVAILKLHGRDAAEEWLTGLKAFGKTYTNNMVALKAVENGEVAAVLVNNYYWYALKKERGQLDSKLYYLADGDVGGLMTISGAAAVKASKHPKEAQALLAWMASEEGQRVITQTTAEYPLHKGMVSDQGLKPFEDLRPPKITPADLGNAEEALELEREVGLL; this is encoded by the coding sequence ATGACGTTCCGCAATGCCCCCCTATTGCGCGGCCTGGCCGTTTCTCTTTTGACCCTGCTGCTTGGCGCTCCAACCGCCATGGCCGCCGACCCTGTTTCCCTGACCCTGTACAACGGCCAGCACAAGGAAATCGGTGATGCCATCGCCAAGGCCTACGAGACCAAGACCGGCATCCACATCAACATCCGCAAAGGCAGCAGCAACCAGCTGGCCAGCCAGATCATCGAAGAAGGCGAGCGCTCGCCAGCCGATGTCATCTACACCGAAGAGTCGCCACCGCTGAACAACCTGGGCGAGCTCGGCCTGCTGGCCAAGATCGACGAGTCAACGCTGCAGGTACTGCCCAAGGAATTCGTCGCAACCAACGGCACCTGGATGGGCGTAACCGCACGCACCCGGGTGGTCGCGTTCAACCCGAAAGTCATCGACGAGAAAGAGTTGCCACCTTCGGTGATGGACTTCGCCAGTCCCGAGTGGGAAGGCAAGATCGGTTTCGTGCCGACCAGCGGTGCATTCCAGGAACAGGCTGTGGCCATTCTCAAGCTGCACGGCCGCGACGCCGCCGAAGAATGGCTGACGGGCCTGAAGGCCTTCGGCAAGACCTACACCAACAACATGGTTGCCCTCAAAGCCGTGGAAAACGGTGAAGTGGCGGCGGTGCTGGTCAACAACTACTACTGGTACGCCCTGAAAAAGGAGCGCGGCCAGCTGGATTCGAAACTCTACTACCTGGCTGACGGCGACGTCGGTGGCCTGATGACCATTTCCGGCGCCGCCGCCGTGAAGGCCAGCAAACACCCGAAAGAAGCCCAGGCACTGCTGGCCTGGATGGCCAGCGAAGAAGGTCAGCGCGTAATCACCCAGACCACCGCCGAGTATCCGCTGCACAAAGGCATGGTCTCGGACCAGGGCCTGAAGCCGTTCGAAGACCTGCGCCCACCGAAAATCACCCCGGCCGATCTGGGTAACGCTGAAGAAGCCCTGGAGCTTGAACGCGAAGTTGGCCTGCTCTGA